In the Pseudochaenichthys georgianus chromosome 1, fPseGeo1.2, whole genome shotgun sequence genome, one interval contains:
- the gpank1 gene encoding G patch domain and ankyrin repeat-containing protein 1 gives MAVLGFNLASGQDLFSIDTTEQSSSITNCALSGEEVRQFYENVMKDSQGQDKSRRRATSKGDNGREPNRRERRRTRAAEMQQAQTNSVVHRGNSSEHEGNTRRHVISERTMELLGLRFLRCANDGDISGLKDLLSKGVDINFQDTYFWTAMMCASWSGKRAAVGLLLQNGAAWVGVVDTQGRDAKDLALEAGHNELLEELESYGTSAERDPQSDSSASQPQWCGVCCSEYSSSLSSHLSSTLHLFSLRRAPPTPYYCLPPSSNSYKMMVRCGWEPGTGLGPEGEGPKQPVPTVLKRDQEGLGYGHMKRAKVTHFQPRDSAAVKRPSQEKQEGRGKGERKEDNRRKEQRDKTWERDFRASFYL, from the exons ATGGCTGTGTTAGGCTTTAATCTTGCCAGCGGGCAAGATCTTTTCAGCATTGACACAACAGAACAATCCAGCTCTATAACAAACTGTGCCCTTAGTGGGGAAGAGGTCAGGCAGTTCTACGAAAATGTAATGAAAGATAGTCAAGGGCAAGACAAATCAAGGAGGAGAGCAACTAGCAAGGGTGATAATGGCAGAGAGCCCAAtagaagagagaggaggagaaccaGGGCAGCAGAGATGCAGCAGGCTCAAACAAACTCTGTGGTTCATAGAGGGAATAGTAGTGAACATGAAGGCAACACAAGAAGACATGTCATCTCAGAAAGGACCATGGAGCTCCTGGGGCTCAGGTTTCTGCGCTGTGCCAATGATGGCGACATCTCTGGCCTCAAAGACCTGCTCTCAAAGGGTGTTGACATCAACTTCCAG GATACTTACTTTTGGACGGCAATGATGTGTGCAAGCTGGTCAGGAAAAAGAGCAGCGGTGGGGCTGCTGCTGCAGAACGGAGCAGCCTGGGTCGGAGTGGTTGACACTCAGGGCAGGGATGCCAAAGACCTGGCGCTGGAAG CGGGCCACAATGAGTTATTGGAGGAGTTGGAGAGCTATGGGACAAGTGCAGAGAGAGACCCTCAATCTGATAGCAG TGCCTCCCAGCCTCAGTGGTGCGGTGTGTGTTGTAGCGAGTACAGCAGCAGCCTGTCGTCACATCTCTCCTCCACTCTTCATCTGTTCAGTCTGCGGCGTGCTCCCCCCACACCCTACTACTGCCTCCCCCCCTCCAGCAACAGCTACAAGATGATGGTTCGCTGCGGCTGGGAACCGGGGACAGGGCTGGGGCCGGAGGGCGAGGGGCCCAAACAACCAGTGCCAACGGTGCTGAAAAGAGACCAGGAAGGCCTGGGATATGGACACATGAAAAGAGCCAAAGTGACTCACTTCCAACCCAGGGACTCTGCTGCAGTGAAACGACCATCACAGGAGAAACAGGAAGGCAGAGGCAAAGGAGAGAGGAAGGAAGATAATAGGAGAAAAGAACAAAGAGACAAGACCTGGGAAAGAGATTTCCGTGCCTCTTTTTATCTTTGA